In Ancalomicrobiaceae bacterium S20, the following proteins share a genomic window:
- a CDS encoding efflux RND transporter permease subunit, whose protein sequence is MSPSEPFIKRPIGTTLIAIGLVLAGLLAYSRLPVASLPTVDLPTIRISVSQPGADPETMAATVAAPLERRLGTIPGVTELTSTSALGSASIAIQFDLSRQVDKAARDVQAAINAAATDLPSDLPAMPTFRKMNPAAAPVMILALTSDTMPTSAVYDAADSVLLQRLSQVEGVADVSVSGADQPAIRVRVDPERINGTGISFEDIRQAIVNANVVGPLGEVSADGRAMAIQGPKQLKQPLDYENLVVKTVNGVPVLMSSVAKVELGVRSSRSAAWFNGRPAVLINITKQGDANVVETVDRVRALIPELRRLIPAGIDINVSNDRTVTIRASVNDMKFTLALTIALVMTVVFLFLRRATPTFAAGVTVPLSLCGTFVAMWVSGYSIDNLSLMALAVSVGFVVDDAIVMIENIDRNRRAGLGPYAAAIDGARQIGFTVMAISISLIAAFIPILMMGGINGRLFREFSMTLTFAILISMVVSLTVTPAIAAHLPHGEAGRFTRVLDRVVEAALSAMLKGYERTLTIALKLRFLMILVFIGTIWATIHMYATISKGAMPADDTGLLFAWTEAATDVSFTAMADLQTKAAAVVQADPAVQAVASSVGGGTNSSNSGRLFVTLKGLEERGGLSTALVIDRLRQKLAPLAGLRVYLVPASDFRPGARQGRSQYQFTLWDTNFEELVRWAPIVLDKVKAIPGLTDVATDRQPNGLQADVTIDREAASRLGVRIQDIDNALNNAFSERQVSLLYGDRNQYRVVLQIDRPRERGPSDLDRIYVASTSGKPVPLTSVARFSRSVAPLVVNHQGQYPSVTITYNLEPGMELDASISKIELAVQSLHMPDSVRTTFSGEAQSLKEDAARQTILIVTALIAVYIVLGVLYENLAHPLTILSTLPSAGLGALLSLQAANMPLSIVALIGIILLIGIVKKNGIMLVDFAIEAERRGLPPLEAIRSAALERFRPILMTTLAALLGAVPLVLASGPGSELRRPLGVTIVGGLVLSQILTLYTTPVIYLMIGKLQRIGRREDREPGEKPPAALGAPAE, encoded by the coding sequence ATGAGCCCCTCGGAGCCCTTCATCAAGCGGCCGATCGGCACGACGCTCATCGCGATCGGCCTCGTGCTCGCCGGGCTCCTCGCCTATTCACGCCTGCCGGTCGCGAGCCTGCCGACCGTCGACCTGCCGACGATCCGCATCTCGGTCAGCCAGCCGGGGGCGGATCCGGAAACCATGGCGGCGACCGTCGCCGCGCCGCTCGAACGCCGGCTCGGCACGATCCCGGGCGTCACCGAGCTGACCTCGACCTCGGCGCTCGGCTCGGCCAGCATCGCGATCCAGTTCGACCTGTCCCGCCAGGTCGACAAGGCGGCGCGCGACGTGCAGGCGGCGATCAACGCCGCCGCGACCGATCTGCCGAGCGACCTGCCGGCGATGCCGACGTTCCGCAAGATGAACCCGGCCGCCGCGCCGGTGATGATCCTGGCGCTGACTTCCGACACGATGCCGACCAGCGCCGTCTACGACGCGGCCGACTCGGTGCTGTTGCAGCGGCTCAGCCAGGTCGAGGGCGTCGCCGACGTGTCGGTCTCGGGCGCCGACCAGCCGGCGATCCGCGTGCGTGTCGATCCGGAGCGGATCAACGGCACCGGCATCTCGTTCGAGGACATCCGGCAGGCGATCGTCAATGCCAATGTCGTCGGCCCGCTCGGCGAGGTCTCGGCCGACGGCCGGGCCATGGCGATCCAGGGGCCGAAGCAGCTCAAGCAGCCGCTCGACTACGAGAACCTGGTCGTGAAGACCGTCAACGGCGTGCCGGTCCTGATGTCGAGCGTCGCCAAGGTCGAGCTCGGCGTGCGATCCAGCCGCTCGGCCGCCTGGTTCAACGGCCGGCCGGCGGTGCTGATCAACATCACCAAGCAGGGCGACGCCAATGTCGTGGAGACCGTCGACCGGGTCCGGGCACTGATCCCGGAGCTCCGGCGCCTGATCCCGGCCGGCATCGACATCAACGTCTCCAACGACCGCACGGTGACGATCCGGGCGAGCGTGAACGACATGAAGTTCACGCTCGCCCTCACCATCGCGCTCGTGATGACCGTGGTGTTCCTGTTCCTGCGACGCGCGACGCCGACCTTCGCGGCCGGCGTCACCGTGCCGCTCAGCCTGTGCGGCACCTTCGTCGCGATGTGGGTCTCCGGCTATTCGATCGACAATCTGTCGCTGATGGCGCTCGCGGTCAGCGTCGGCTTCGTCGTCGACGATGCGATCGTGATGATCGAGAACATCGACCGCAACCGCCGCGCCGGGCTCGGGCCCTATGCGGCGGCGATCGACGGGGCCCGACAGATCGGCTTCACCGTGATGGCGATCTCGATCTCGCTGATCGCGGCCTTCATCCCGATCCTGATGATGGGCGGCATCAACGGCCGGCTGTTTCGCGAATTCTCGATGACGCTGACCTTCGCGATCCTGATCTCGATGGTCGTGTCGCTGACGGTCACGCCGGCGATCGCCGCGCATCTGCCGCATGGCGAGGCGGGACGGTTCACCCGCGTGCTCGACCGGGTGGTCGAGGCCGCGCTCTCGGCGATGCTCAAGGGCTATGAGCGCACACTGACGATCGCGCTGAAGCTGCGCTTCCTGATGATCCTGGTGTTCATCGGCACGATCTGGGCGACGATCCACATGTACGCCACGATCAGCAAGGGCGCGATGCCGGCCGACGACACCGGGCTCCTGTTCGCCTGGACGGAGGCCGCGACCGACGTCTCGTTCACGGCCATGGCGGACCTCCAGACCAAGGCCGCGGCGGTGGTGCAGGCCGATCCGGCCGTGCAGGCGGTCGCCTCGTCGGTCGGGGGCGGCACCAATTCGTCGAACTCGGGCCGTCTGTTCGTCACGCTGAAGGGCCTCGAGGAGCGCGGCGGCCTGTCGACGGCGCTGGTGATCGATCGGCTGCGCCAGAAGCTCGCGCCGCTCGCGGGCCTGCGCGTCTATCTGGTACCGGCCTCCGATTTCCGGCCCGGCGCGCGCCAGGGCCGGTCGCAGTATCAGTTCACGCTCTGGGACACGAATTTCGAGGAGCTCGTGCGCTGGGCGCCGATCGTGCTCGACAAGGTGAAAGCCATCCCGGGCCTCACCGACGTCGCCACCGACCGACAGCCGAACGGGCTTCAGGCCGACGTGACCATCGACCGCGAGGCCGCCTCGCGGCTCGGCGTGCGTATCCAGGACATCGACAACGCGCTCAACAACGCCTTCTCGGAACGGCAGGTGTCGCTGCTCTACGGCGACCGCAACCAGTATCGCGTCGTGTTGCAGATCGACCGGCCGCGCGAGCGCGGACCCTCGGATCTCGACCGGATCTATGTCGCCTCGACGAGCGGCAAGCCGGTGCCGCTGACCAGCGTGGCGCGCTTCAGCCGTTCGGTGGCGCCGCTGGTGGTCAATCACCAGGGCCAATATCCGTCCGTTACGATCACCTACAATCTCGAACCGGGCATGGAGCTCGACGCCTCGATCAGCAAGATCGAGCTGGCGGTGCAGTCGCTGCATATGCCGGACAGCGTGCGCACCACCTTTTCCGGCGAAGCGCAGAGCCTGAAGGAGGACGCCGCGCGGCAGACGATCCTGATCGTCACCGCGCTGATCGCCGTCTACATCGTGCTCGGGGTGCTCTACGAGAACCTCGCCCACCCGCTGACGATCCTGTCGACGCTGCCCTCCGCCGGGCTCGGCGCGCTGCTGTCGCTGCAAGCCGCCAATATGCCACTGTCGATCGTCGCGCTGATCGGCATCATCCTCCTGATCGGTATCGTCAAGAAGAACGGTATCATGCTGGTCGACTTCGCGATCGAGGCCGAACGGCGCGGACTGCCCCCGCTGGAGGCGATCCGCTCGGCGGCGCTCGAACGGTTCCGGCCGATCCTGATGACGACGCTCGCGGCGCTGCTCGGCGCCGTGCCGCTGGTGCTCGCCAGCGGACCGGGCTCGGAGCTGCGCCGGCCGCTCGGCGTCACCATCGTCGGCGGCCTCGTGCTGAGCCAGATCCTGACGCTCTACACGACGCCGGTCATCTATCTGATGATCGGCAAGCTGCAACGCATCGGCCGCCGCGAGGATCGCGAACCGGGCGAGAAGCCGCCTGCGGCGCTCGGCGCGCCGGCGGAGTGA
- a CDS encoding sulfate transporter family protein, with product MVIEAAVRSMGDVFTPPFRSVLLRSLAITFALLAAIWVLGTRSLAWLAGDYAASHPVGVPWYDTLVASAAGILSGAALVVGLSFLIAPITSIVAGLFLDSAAEAIERVTYPDDRPGIAMGVWEGIVQAIRFTGLVVLVNLLALLLLLIPGVNLIAFFAGNGYLLGREYFEFAAARYIGAGEARRLRIAHGAGCSSAGC from the coding sequence ATGGTCATCGAGGCCGCCGTCCGCAGTATGGGCGATGTCTTCACCCCGCCGTTCCGGTCGGTGCTGCTCCGGTCGCTCGCCATCACCTTTGCGCTGCTAGCGGCGATCTGGGTACTCGGCACCCGCTCGCTCGCCTGGCTCGCCGGCGACTACGCCGCCAGCCATCCGGTCGGCGTGCCCTGGTACGACACGTTGGTCGCCTCGGCCGCCGGCATCCTGTCGGGCGCCGCGCTGGTCGTCGGCCTGTCGTTCCTGATCGCGCCGATCACCTCGATCGTCGCCGGCCTGTTCCTCGACAGCGCCGCCGAGGCGATCGAACGTGTGACCTATCCCGACGATCGGCCCGGCATCGCCATGGGCGTGTGGGAGGGCATCGTCCAGGCGATCCGGTTCACCGGCCTCGTCGTGCTGGTCAACCTGCTCGCCCTGCTGCTCTTGCTCATTCCCGGCGTCAACCTGATCGCCTTCTTCGCCGGCAACGGCTACCTGCTCGGCCGGGAGTATTTCGAGTTCGCCGCTGCCCGCTACATCGGCGCGGGCGAGGCCCGGCGCCTGCGCATCGCGCATGGGGCCGGGTGTTCCTCGGCGGGCTGCTGA
- the rpsT gene encoding 30S ribosomal protein S20 translates to MANTPSAKKAARKIARRTAVNKSRRSRVRGFVRKVEEAIASGDQTAAVAALRAAEPELARAATKGVMHRNTVSRKISRLAHRVKSLGA, encoded by the coding sequence ATGGCCAATACGCCGTCCGCCAAGAAGGCGGCCCGCAAGATCGCGCGCCGGACCGCCGTCAACAAGTCCCGCCGCAGCCGTGTCCGCGGCTTCGTCCGCAAGGTCGAGGAAGCGATCGCTTCGGGCGATCAGACCGCCGCCGTCGCCGCCCTCCGGGCTGCCGAGCCGGAGCTGGCGCGTGCCGCGACCAAGGGCGTGATGCACCGCAATACGGTCTCCCGGAAGATCTCGCGCCTCGCTCATCGCGTGAAGTCTCTCGGCGCCTGA
- a CDS encoding rhodanese-like domain-containing protein, whose amino-acid sequence MSATETRGYAGDVAATEVWKDLQSNPAAVLVDVRTMAEWNYVGIPALGSLDKRPLLVEWQMFPSMAVDQDFVAKLETALVEAGVATDAPIYFLCRSGVRSKAAAIAMTATGYTRCLNVEGGFEGPLDHEGHRGRITGWKASGLPWAQS is encoded by the coding sequence ATGTCTGCAACCGAAACCAGAGGCTATGCCGGCGACGTGGCCGCGACCGAGGTCTGGAAAGACCTGCAGTCCAATCCCGCCGCTGTACTGGTCGACGTGCGGACGATGGCCGAGTGGAACTACGTGGGCATTCCTGCCCTCGGCTCGCTCGACAAGCGTCCGTTGCTGGTGGAGTGGCAGATGTTTCCGTCGATGGCGGTCGATCAGGACTTCGTCGCCAAGCTCGAAACAGCTCTGGTCGAGGCGGGCGTGGCGACGGATGCGCCGATCTATTTCCTCTGCCGCTCCGGGGTCCGGAGCAAGGCGGCGGCGATCGCCATGACGGCGACCGGGTACACGCGGTGTCTCAATGTCGAGGGCGGCTTCGAAGGCCCGCTCGACCACGAGGGCCACCGCGGCAGGATCACGGGCTGGAAAGCCTCGGGCCTGCCCTGGGCGCAGTCCTGA
- the dnaA gene encoding chromosomal replication initiator protein DnaA, translating into MTLGLRGHEEWDRIKKRLRAELGEDVFSSWFARVDLEAHNDGIVHLSVPTRFLKNWIQSKYRDRLLGLCQDEFGMVQQIEFSVRSAIRPSNGAEAPQGAGERSVDLRPITVPPTRPSPTVVLSEPRSDSREDVLAGSPLDPRYSFATFVEGRSNSLAFAAARRVADTKPGEPVAFNPLYLHAAVGLGKTHLLQAIAHAAKAAGRKVLYLTAEHFMYRFVAALKSQSAIQFKDALRGIDLLLIDDMQFLQGKQIQQEFCHTLNSLIDGARQVVVAADRPPVELETLDERVRSRLAGGLLVEVQQPDLDLRRRIVGARVTAAVKTYPALTVTPAVVDYVAENVVSSGRDLDGAVNRLVAHNQLTGEPISVEMAEVALRDLLRVREPKKVKIEDIQRIVSKHYNVSKADLLSARRTRTVVRPRQIAMYLAKTLTPRSLPEIGRRFGNRDHTTVLHAVRKIEELVGADRVLADEVDLLKRMLDG; encoded by the coding sequence ATGACCTTGGGACTTCGCGGTCACGAGGAATGGGACCGCATCAAGAAGCGGCTGCGCGCCGAGCTCGGAGAGGACGTGTTCTCGAGCTGGTTCGCGCGCGTCGATCTCGAGGCGCATAACGACGGCATTGTCCACCTGTCGGTCCCGACGCGGTTCCTGAAGAACTGGATCCAGAGCAAGTATCGCGACCGGCTGCTCGGCCTGTGCCAGGACGAGTTCGGCATGGTGCAGCAGATCGAGTTCTCGGTCCGCAGCGCGATCCGGCCGTCCAATGGAGCGGAGGCGCCGCAGGGCGCGGGCGAGCGCAGCGTCGACCTGCGTCCGATCACCGTGCCGCCGACCCGGCCGTCGCCGACCGTGGTGCTCTCGGAGCCGCGGTCCGACAGCCGCGAGGACGTGCTCGCCGGCAGCCCGCTCGATCCGCGCTATTCGTTCGCGACCTTCGTCGAGGGCCGTTCGAACAGCCTCGCCTTCGCCGCCGCGCGCCGCGTCGCCGATACCAAGCCCGGCGAGCCGGTGGCGTTCAATCCGCTCTACCTCCACGCCGCGGTCGGCCTCGGCAAGACCCATCTCCTGCAGGCGATCGCGCATGCCGCCAAGGCGGCCGGCCGCAAGGTGCTCTATCTCACCGCCGAGCATTTCATGTACCGCTTCGTGGCGGCGCTGAAGTCGCAGTCGGCGATCCAGTTCAAGGACGCGCTGCGCGGCATCGATCTCCTGTTGATCGACGACATGCAGTTCCTGCAGGGCAAGCAGATCCAGCAGGAGTTCTGCCACACGCTGAATTCGCTGATCGACGGCGCCCGCCAGGTCGTGGTCGCGGCCGACCGGCCCCCGGTCGAGCTCGAGACGCTCGACGAACGCGTCCGCTCGCGGCTGGCCGGCGGCCTGCTCGTCGAAGTGCAGCAGCCTGATCTCGACCTGCGCCGCCGCATCGTCGGCGCGCGCGTCACCGCCGCGGTGAAGACCTATCCGGCGCTGACCGTGACCCCGGCCGTGGTCGACTATGTCGCCGAGAACGTGGTCTCTTCGGGCCGCGACCTCGATGGCGCGGTCAACCGGCTCGTCGCGCACAATCAGCTGACCGGCGAGCCGATCTCGGTCGAGATGGCCGAGGTGGCGCTGCGCGACCTGCTGCGGGTCCGCGAGCCGAAGAAGGTCAAGATCGAGGACATCCAGCGGATCGTCTCGAAGCACTACAACGTCTCCAAGGCCGACCTGCTGTCGGCCCGGCGCACCCGCACGGTCGTGCGGCCGCGCCAGATCGCGATGTATCTCGCCAAGACGCTGACGCCGCGCTCGCTGCCCGAGATCGGCCGTCGCTTCGGCAATCGCGATCACACCACCGTGCTGCACGCCGTGCGCAAGATCGAGGAACTGGTGGGTGCCGATCGCGTGCTCGCCGATGAGGTCGATCTCCTGAAGCGGATGCTCGACGGCTGA
- the dapB gene encoding 4-hydroxy-tetrahydrodipicolinate reductase, giving the protein MSDMRLVVVGASGRMGLTLARIIAATEGVTLAGAVEREGSPLLGRDVGELAGLGPNGVKISDDPLPLFAAADGVVDFTVPGATTVFAELAAQARIVHVIGTTGLSEADEAAIAAAARHARIVKSGNMSLGVNLLAQLVKQAARALGPEFDIEIVEMHHNRKVDAPSGTALLLGEAAAAGRGINLSNHAERGRDGLTGPREPGAIGFAALRGGTVVGDHSVIMAGPYERIELGHRAEDRSIFARGALKAALWARDQKPGLYSMVDVLGL; this is encoded by the coding sequence ATGTCGGACATGCGGCTCGTCGTGGTGGGCGCCTCCGGGCGCATGGGGCTGACGCTGGCGCGCATCATCGCCGCGACCGAGGGCGTGACGCTCGCCGGCGCTGTCGAGCGCGAGGGCTCGCCGCTGCTCGGCCGCGACGTCGGCGAGCTCGCCGGCCTCGGGCCGAACGGCGTCAAGATCTCCGACGATCCGCTGCCCCTGTTCGCCGCCGCCGATGGCGTGGTCGACTTCACCGTCCCGGGCGCCACCACCGTCTTCGCCGAACTCGCCGCGCAGGCGCGCATCGTGCACGTGATCGGCACCACCGGTCTCTCGGAGGCCGACGAGGCGGCGATCGCCGCCGCGGCGCGCCATGCCCGGATCGTCAAGTCCGGCAACATGAGCCTCGGCGTCAACCTGCTGGCGCAACTCGTCAAGCAGGCCGCGCGGGCGCTCGGGCCGGAGTTCGACATCGAGATCGTCGAGATGCACCACAACCGCAAGGTCGACGCGCCGTCCGGCACCGCGCTGCTGCTCGGCGAGGCGGCGGCGGCCGGGCGCGGCATCAATCTGTCGAACCATGCCGAGCGCGGCCGCGACGGGCTGACGGGCCCGCGCGAGCCCGGCGCGATCGGCTTCGCGGCGCTGCGCGGCGGCACCGTCGTCGGCGACCACTCGGTGATCATGGCGGGGCCTTACGAGCGCATCGAGCTCGGCCATCGGGCCGAAGACCGCTCGATCTTCGCGCGCGGCGCGCTGAAGGCCGCGCTTTGGGCGCGCGATCAGAAGCCGGGCCTCTATTCAATGGTCGATGTGCTGGGGCTCTGA
- a CDS encoding 2,3-bisphosphoglycerate-dependent phosphoglycerate mutase, with amino-acid sequence MDRLLVLCRHGQSEWNKLNLFTGWKDPDLTDKGVAEAQAAGRRLKALGLGFDKAYTSALTRAQHTLKLILGELGQSDLETVKDQALNERDYGDLAGLNKDDARAKWGDEQVKIWRRSYDIPPPGGESLKDTAQRVLPYFDTHIMPDVMAGKRIIVAAHGNSLRALIMKLEGLTGEQIIARELATGVPIVYRFDETGAIVERTDLAA; translated from the coding sequence ATGGACCGCCTGCTCGTGCTCTGCCGCCACGGCCAGAGCGAATGGAACAAGCTGAACCTGTTCACCGGCTGGAAGGATCCCGACCTGACCGACAAGGGCGTCGCCGAGGCTCAGGCCGCAGGGCGCCGGCTGAAGGCGCTCGGGCTCGGGTTCGACAAGGCCTACACCTCGGCGCTCACCCGCGCGCAGCATACGCTGAAGCTGATCCTCGGCGAGCTCGGTCAGAGCGATCTCGAGACGGTCAAGGATCAGGCGCTGAACGAGCGTGACTACGGCGACCTCGCCGGTCTCAACAAGGATGATGCCCGCGCGAAGTGGGGCGACGAGCAGGTCAAGATCTGGCGCCGGTCCTACGACATCCCGCCGCCCGGCGGCGAGAGCCTCAAGGACACCGCGCAGCGCGTGCTGCCCTATTTCGATACGCACATCATGCCTGACGTGATGGCCGGCAAGCGGATCATCGTCGCCGCGCACGGCAATTCGCTGCGCGCGCTGATCATGAAGCTCGAGGGCCTGACCGGCGAGCAGATCATCGCCCGCGAACTCGCGACCGGCGTGCCGATCGTCTACCGGTTCGATGAGACCGGCGCGATCGTCGAGCGCACCGATCTGGCGGCCTGA
- a CDS encoding bifunctional helix-turn-helix domain-containing protein/methylated-DNA--[protein]-cysteine S-methyltransferase, which translates to MLETASPLLSLSPSSSSGAEPAAAACDQAADYALVRDAIAFITEDSHRQPSVDDIARAVGLSPVQLNRLFARWAGLTPKQFLQAVTLDAARRLLDQSASVLDTAYEVGLSGPGRLHDLFVTHDAMTPGAYKARGAGLVMRHGFHPSPFGIAVLVTTEHGLAGLAFADPGGEQAALHDLIDRWPAAIHVADQAATAPCAARIFEPGQWSPDRPLNVVMIGTDFEIRVWRTLLGVPFGRATTYSDIAARVGSPKASRAVGAAVGRNPISFVVPCHRVIGRSGDLTGYHWGLTRKRAILGWEAGRVDAAG; encoded by the coding sequence ATGCTCGAAACCGCCTCGCCCCTGTTGTCCCTGTCACCGTCGTCCTCGTCCGGTGCCGAGCCGGCGGCCGCCGCCTGCGATCAAGCCGCGGACTATGCGCTGGTCCGCGACGCCATCGCCTTCATCACCGAGGACTCGCATCGCCAGCCCTCGGTCGACGACATCGCCCGCGCGGTCGGCCTCAGCCCCGTGCAGCTGAACCGCCTGTTCGCGCGCTGGGCCGGCCTGACGCCGAAGCAGTTCCTGCAGGCCGTCACGCTCGATGCCGCGCGGCGGCTGCTCGACCAGTCGGCGAGCGTGCTCGACACCGCCTACGAGGTCGGGCTCTCCGGCCCGGGCCGGCTGCACGACCTGTTCGTGACCCATGATGCCATGACGCCGGGTGCCTACAAGGCACGCGGCGCCGGGCTCGTCATGCGCCACGGTTTTCATCCCTCGCCCTTCGGCATCGCCGTGCTGGTGACGACCGAACACGGCCTCGCCGGCCTCGCCTTCGCCGATCCCGGCGGCGAACAGGCGGCGCTGCACGACCTGATCGATCGCTGGCCGGCCGCGATCCACGTCGCCGATCAGGCCGCGACCGCGCCTTGCGCCGCCCGCATCTTCGAGCCCGGCCAGTGGTCGCCGGACCGGCCGCTCAATGTCGTGATGATCGGCACCGATTTCGAGATCCGCGTCTGGCGCACGCTGCTCGGCGTGCCGTTCGGCCGGGCCACGACCTATTCCGACATTGCCGCGCGGGTCGGCAGCCCGAAGGCCTCGCGCGCCGTCGGGGCCGCGGTCGGCCGCAATCCGATCAGCTTCGTCGTGCCGTGCCACCGCGTGATCGGTCGTTCCGGCGACTTGACCGGCTACCATTGGGGCCTCACCCGCAAGCGCGCGATCCTTGGTTGGGAGGCCGGCAGGGTCGATGCCGCCGGTTGA
- a CDS encoding DUF2244 domain-containing protein produces MTTGNAEPADPPFFSAVLTPHRSLGPRGLALLLGGVGVVSGVTALAFSLLGAWPVVGFAGADVALIALAFAANYRSARAREEIAVGPLEILFTKVGPRGDRIDYRFNPVWVRLEIERVPDEGVTHIYLYSRGRGVEIGAFLNPDDRTSFADALGAALRAARAGTVRSGMAFAAQ; encoded by the coding sequence ATGACGACAGGCAACGCCGAACCCGCCGATCCACCGTTCTTCTCCGCGGTCCTGACCCCGCATCGGTCGCTCGGGCCGCGTGGCCTCGCGCTGTTGCTCGGCGGCGTCGGGGTGGTCTCCGGCGTGACCGCCCTGGCCTTCTCGCTGCTCGGTGCCTGGCCGGTCGTCGGTTTCGCCGGCGCCGACGTCGCGCTGATCGCGCTCGCCTTCGCCGCCAACTACCGTTCGGCGCGGGCGCGCGAGGAGATCGCGGTCGGGCCGCTCGAGATCCTCTTCACCAAGGTCGGCCCGCGCGGCGACCGGATCGACTATCGCTTCAACCCGGTCTGGGTCCGGCTCGAGATCGAGCGGGTGCCGGACGAGGGCGTCACCCACATCTATCTCTACTCGCGCGGCCGCGGCGTCGAGATCGGGGCGTTCCTGAACCCGGACGATCGAACGAGCTTCGCCGATGCGCTCGGCGCGGCCCTGCGCGCGGCGCGGGCCGGCACGGTCCGGTCCGGCATGGCGTTCGCCGCACAATAA
- the nth gene encoding endonuclease III — MKAAIKSPKSAAAAEAGAKAAPQSGVKAPARPRAKAAPRRKTAYTPAEVRAIFERFQAIDPEPKGELDHVNPFTLLVAVVLSAQATDVGVNKATRELFQLADTPEKMVALGEERVRDLIKTIGLYRNKAKNTIALSERLVAEHGGAVPRDRASLEALPGVGRKTANVVLNIAFGEPTIAVDTHIFRIGNRLHLAEGKTPDAVEAKLEAIIPADLKRHAHHWLILHGRYICKARRPECERCPIADLCKFEGKTNDVPVPLPALA; from the coding sequence ATGAAGGCCGCGATCAAATCGCCGAAATCTGCTGCCGCGGCCGAGGCCGGGGCGAAGGCCGCGCCGCAGAGCGGTGTGAAGGCGCCGGCGCGGCCGCGGGCCAAAGCTGCACCGCGACGCAAGACGGCCTATACGCCGGCCGAGGTGCGGGCGATCTTCGAGCGCTTCCAGGCGATCGATCCCGAGCCCAAGGGCGAGCTCGATCACGTCAATCCGTTCACGCTGCTGGTCGCGGTCGTGCTGTCGGCGCAGGCGACCGACGTCGGGGTCAACAAGGCGACGCGCGAGCTGTTCCAGCTCGCCGACACGCCGGAGAAGATGGTCGCGCTCGGCGAGGAGCGCGTGCGCGACCTGATCAAGACGATCGGGCTCTATCGCAACAAGGCCAAGAACACGATCGCGCTGTCGGAACGGCTCGTCGCCGAGCACGGCGGCGCGGTGCCGCGCGACCGAGCCAGCCTCGAAGCCCTGCCCGGCGTCGGGCGCAAGACCGCCAATGTCGTGCTCAACATCGCCTTCGGCGAGCCGACCATCGCGGTCGACACCCACATCTTCCGGATCGGCAACCGGCTGCATCTCGCCGAGGGCAAGACGCCGGACGCGGTCGAAGCCAAGCTCGAGGCGATCATCCCGGCCGATTTGAAGCGCCATGCGCATCATTGGCTGATCCTGCATGGCCGCTACATCTGCAAGGCGCGTCGGCCCGAGTGCGAGCGCTGCCCGATCGCCGACCTGTGCAAGTTCGAGGGCAAGACGAACGACGTGCCGGTCCCGCTTCCCGCGCTCGCCTGA
- a CDS encoding LysR family transcriptional regulator, with amino-acid sequence MDRDLLPHLPVVLAVARHRGFAAAAAALGMSASAVSHAVRTVEDRLGQPLFARTTRSVAVTEAGHRFLAAVGPAFDDVARAFESFEADRGAVTGLLRISASRVAAVLGLTPILARLAAAHPGLTVEVQMEDAFVDIVARGLDAGIRLGEAVHQDMTIARLTPPFRAIMVAAPAYVAAHGAPGRVDDLSAHNCIGFRMLGSGGLYEWDLRADGRDVRVPVRGSAVVTDATYASHLARAGVGIAYVFEPLVADDLAAGRLVEILPEASITEDGLFLYYPRRAALAPKLRAFVAAAREAIKARG; translated from the coding sequence ATGGATCGGGATCTGCTGCCGCATCTGCCGGTCGTGCTCGCGGTCGCGCGCCATCGCGGTTTCGCCGCCGCCGCGGCCGCGCTCGGGATGAGCGCCTCGGCGGTCAGTCATGCGGTGCGCACGGTCGAGGATCGGCTGGGACAGCCGCTGTTCGCGCGCACAACCCGCAGCGTCGCCGTGACCGAGGCGGGGCACCGGTTTCTGGCGGCGGTCGGCCCGGCCTTCGACGATGTCGCGCGTGCCTTCGAGAGTTTCGAGGCGGATCGCGGGGCAGTGACCGGCCTGCTCCGGATCAGCGCCTCGCGGGTCGCGGCCGTGCTCGGCCTGACGCCGATCCTGGCGCGGCTCGCCGCCGCGCATCCGGGGCTGACCGTCGAGGTGCAGATGGAGGATGCCTTCGTCGATATCGTCGCCCGCGGGCTCGATGCCGGCATCCGACTCGGCGAGGCGGTGCATCAGGATATGACCATCGCGCGGCTGACGCCGCCGTTCCGCGCCATCATGGTCGCCGCGCCGGCCTATGTCGCCGCCCACGGCGCGCCGGGGCGGGTCGACGACCTGTCGGCGCACAACTGCATCGGCTTCCGCATGCTCGGCTCGGGCGGGCTCTACGAATGGGATCTGCGCGCCGACGGCCGCGACGTGCGCGTGCCGGTACGCGGTTCGGCGGTCGTCACCGACGCGACCTATGCATCGCACCTCGCCCGTGCCGGCGTCGGCATCGCCTATGTGTTCGAGCCGCTGGTCGCCGACGACCTGGCGGCCGGACGCCTCGTCGAGATCCTGCCCGAGGCGTCGATCACCGAGGACGGCCTGTTCCTCTACTACCCGCGCCGGGCCGCGCTCGCCCCCAAACTGCGCGCCTTCGTCGCCGCCGCCCGCGAGGCGATCAAGGCGCGCGGTTGA